The window GTGTCCCTCGTCGGTGACCTCCTTCACCGAAGCGGAGACGACGACCTCGGTCCCCTCGTCGGTGTCGGGCACCGGAACGGGTCGGCTGAAACGCACGCTGAACTCGACGACCGCGTCCGCGGCACCGGCCCAGGTGGTCACCGCACGGCCGACCAGAGCCATCGTGAACATGCCGTGCGCGATGACCCCGGGCAGTCCCACTCCGGTGGCGATGCGGTCACTCCAGTGGATGGTGTTGAAGTCGCCCGAGGCGCCCGCGTAGCGGATCAGATCGGCCCGAGTGATCCGGAAGGTCTGCGGCTCCAGCTCTGCGCTCATCAGTCTTCTCCCCGCACCACGAGTTTCGACCAGACGGTCACGACCGGTTCGCCGGCCTCGGTTGTCACGTCGGTGCGGGTGGTGAGGAACTCGTGCCCACCCCGGCTGAGGATCTCCTCGACCGTGTTGACGCAGACCAGGGCGTCACCGGCGACGACCGGACGGGTGTACAGGAAACGCTGGTCGCCGTGGACGACCCGGCTGTAGTCGACGCCGAGCGCGGGGTCGGCGA of the Actinoplanes sichuanensis genome contains:
- a CDS encoding MaoC/PaaZ C-terminal domain-containing protein — protein: MSAELEPQTFRITRADLIRYAGASGDFNTIHWSDRIATGVGLPGVIAHGMFTMALVGRAVTTWAGAADAVVEFSVRFSRPVPVPDTDEGTEVVVSASVKEVTDEGHTRLSLTATCNGDKVLSMAQALIRKR
- a CDS encoding MaoC family dehydratase N-terminal domain-containing protein; the encoded protein is MPLDQSFVGRSWPPTEPYLVGREKIREFARAIGATDAEYHDPEAARALGYADVVAPPTFPVAITMPASREVVADPALGVDYSRVVHGDQRFLYTRPVVAGDALVCVNTVEEILSRGGHEFLTTRTDVTTEAGEPVVTVWSKLVVRGED